The Etheostoma spectabile isolate EspeVRDwgs_2016 chromosome 9, UIUC_Espe_1.0, whole genome shotgun sequence DNA segment TCTGTGAAGCAGTTTCCACAAAGGACTTAATGATTGGGCAATCCTGCACCTGATGGTCTGAATTATAAAGCACTTTGTCACCAGGCCAAGGTATATTATGTGGTCAAAGGAGAGGTAAAGGAGAATTTGGAAATGGGGTTTGGTGCTCCAATGAGTCTTTGCTCACTCCACTCCAAATGTATCTAGGGGCTTAATGGGAAGTTTGAGAATGAGCATTTTAGATAAGCACTCAACATCGTTGTTGAGATTGTTGAAATTTTGCAAAAATTGTCTTCACAGCGATTTCTTTTAAGCACTCTACTGACTAAAACATctacaaaacaacacatataaTGCACACTAATCAAACAAaactacaacagcagcaacattgTCATAGTGTAATCACGTTCACCCAAACGTGAAGCCATGAGGAGCAGTCGTTGATGACAGAGTCCGAACGGCTTAATGTCAGAGAAGAGATCAGCAGACTAACATGGACGGACTCTCCCCTCTTGTCTCTTCTTCTTATAATTACTAATGTTCACTTACTGTTGGTTACTATGGCAGAAACACCCAGAAAAGACCACCAAAGACCATCTGGAAGGCCATTCATGAATATTAGTTTGACTAAATACAACCATTTTACCCACAGTATTTATGACTCTGTTGGTGGCAAATATACACAATCCCCAAAGAGATAAAGCCAGTGTTTTATATAACTGGCAAACCCCCAAATTCTCAATGTGTAATAAGAAATTCTACAATTTTCCCTCTATTTGTATAACCAggattcagtgtttttttgtattctggATTTTTGCAAAACATCTTATTGTAGAATAATATCTTGCATTATCTTACAAAAAACGGATCGCAGTGCCAAAATATGCCGACAGACAATATTTGTGTTATAAGTGCTCATACTACGCTCATTGTCAgcttcaaaattgtatttagaCGTCAGAATATGtttatatggtttaattttcaagaaAACACTATATAGTtgttactgcacattgctgcagctcctcttttccccctgtgtgtggagctctctgttttagctacagagtgaggcatctcacttctgttccacctttgttgggagttgcacatgcgcataTAACGCGTGTTAAAACGTGGCGCAAAATGGCACGCATTTGtcatggaagtaaaggctggactactaTAGAGTTGTTTTGGAGCAGtctgtgaacagtgtttttctcagattcagattcagataactttattagtccccaagGGGCAATTCAGTTTGACAGGCAAACCAATCCACCAAGAGTTTAAATGCATTACCATACAATGTATATATTGTTAAAAAGAatgataaaacaataaataagtaCTGCATCAGTCATACATTACGCTGTATACAgatgcttctctctctcccataacctccacacatttacacatgacccaattattacacacacacacacacacacacNNNNNNNNNNcacacacacacacacactcacacacacacacattatgtgTACATTCACATTCACCAGTGATGGAACAAAGCTGCGGGTAGTTATGTGTTATAATTTAACAATCTTGTATGATGTTCATTTATTCAAGTTGGCTCTGTTTGTGGCAGGTCGAAGACAGCAGCATATGGCTGGTGAGAGACAGTGGTATAGGCCAACTATTTAGCAGTTGTGTCAGGTTCTGATGGAGGAAGAAGGAATAAACATCCACTCAAGACAGGACAGATTGGGCAAAATTACCTTAAATAGTATTCCCAGTAATTTATCCAGACCATTGTTGGTGCCAAATAGGAGCTAACCCACTAATCCAACTTAGGCCCAAACAAGCAtgactgtgttgtttttgtcccaAGCTTTAGCTGCCAGGAATATCTCCAAGAGAGGAGCTTGACAGAGTGTATCCAACTTATTTTCAATCTGCTGTCAGGAAGCAGCCTGTTGCTCTGAGATGTAGAGTGACAAATAGATGTAAATTCAATGGACTGCATTAATGTCTGGCTCAAGCGATTACGGTGACAGAAATGGGAATCAtggtatttttctttctttttgaagaCATCTCAGAGTAGGGATCTGACCATCCAGAGAATGGAGAAATTAAGGGTGGTGAAGTACAAATTGTAAATATTCCATCAGAATAGAGAGAAAGTCACTCTTGGGGAGATCAGTCAGTTTCTGCTTTGAGGAATAGGAGGATAAGCCACTGAAAGAGACTCATGGCATTTCAAATGAATAGAGGTACTCACTATATAAGTCCCCAGTTATCAGTCTACCCTGCCTCTATCTGGTGTAGGTGTTAGACTCACTTATCCAGGCTATTCAGCTTTTTATGTCAACTGCTAGTCTCAAGACTGTCAAATCGAAAACATGTAAGTCTAAACTGAAAAGCCACGTTTTTGCAAAACTGAGCCTGCCATTAGAAAGACGGCTGTACACCTGTTTTGAGGTCACAGTGCTCCTGACCAATCCTGAAAACCACCatcaaaggtcccatgacatggtgctctttggatgcttttacatagacttcagtggtcccctgatactgtatctaaagtctctttccaaAATTTCAGATAGGTGCAGAATTACATCCACCAGAGCCAATCCCACAGTAAaatttccttagtatgtgccatttctgagtctgtagcttttgagaaggAGAGGGGGTGGGCAGGTGgaagctgggggtgtggccgAGACCAACTGCCCCTTTTGACCTCATAAGACAATTTTTTAAGTCATAAAACACATGATGGAGGGTCATTACAGACCAGATTGCAAACATCTCTTGGATGTATGTTGGTTTTACGTACATTTTGACAGGGTCTGTGCTTgtttaaaaattacaatttatctTAGTGGACTTCTGACAAAGAAACATGGACAACAAACAGATTGTTGTAGGTAGATGTCGCTGCGTCGTGAGCAGGTGTAAAAACAGAATGAGTCGGAGATAAAGTCgaaaagatttttatttatctCTCAATTAAAGCCGCGGAGGCAAAATAGAGACACgcacattaaaaaacatatgAAGAAGACACACTtagaagaaaatgaaaggtaattgaatgggggggggggtcaaaaaaACTATCCCATAATTTAAGAATACAACTGTTCACTAAATTGACCTTAAATCAAGTCACTACACTGAGGGTATCCAACAGACTTACGTCCTGCTCCCTCAGGTGTTTCCTCAAGCTTGTTTTCccggttcccccccccccccaagcaaaAGAATCTGCTAGATTATTCACACCTGCAGCTCTCCCCTCTAATTGGAACATTCcaacacacagtacaatgtagGGGTGGCTCAGGTGAGTAGACAGCAACACCTTAACACAGCCAAAATTCCTTTAGCTATAAAGCTAAACATTCACAGAATATTATATATTCACACATGATTAACACTACACAGACACGTAGGTAACAAAAGACATACTTGGTGCGTGATTTTTATCACCAGTCATGTCTGTGAAATAAACTGTACGATTTTCAACATTAGAGAATAATGTATTGATGTATGTAGCGATAGCATAGAAATCACGCAGTATTGGATGttaaatgtaggctacacaCAAGAAAGCTAcgggattactgtggggaatTGAAGAATGGCTAACAGATGTTTTGAAACCCATGTGATAATTAGCCAAACCTAACACTCTATACATACAGACAGGCAACATTTAAGGTCAGTTTTTTAGAGCTAAAATAGGTAGCACCTTGCTACCGTGATGGCAGCCATGCGCTCCGTCACACAGAACAATGCAAAAGTGGGAATTTACTGTCATGAGGTACACTACAGCTGACTCCCAACTCCCATTTCTAGTTAGAATGATGCTAATTATTGAAAATGTGTTAATAGTGTACAGTTGAAATAAAGTCCTGCAGATGCTTTGCACTCTAGGGCTTACATTTTTACATCACTGTTTATCACTATTTCTATCTGTTCTCTGGCATTACAGATGACTgatctaaataaactaaatgaACTCTCAGACAGGAAGTTACACTTTTACACCACTGTGCATTTTTTACAGTAACATATTGGTTGTACTAGCCCCTACAATCAatgataatgtaatgtaatatgtcCAGTGGTTAAATGTACACTATCATGGTTGATAATACAGCCCTTGGTAGAGGAAAGATCCGAGCTTGAACACTTGAGATGAATCTCTTTCAGGTGACATTTTGAGTAAGATCAAGTTACGTTCATGGTCACTGGGCAAAGAACAGCATTAGCATTCAGCATGTGCACATTCTGGCTCTCTAACTGCAGGCCCTCCACACATGACTGCGAAGTGACTTAAAAGATGAATATAAAGTCTCTTTATGCAACATAAAAGTGAATGGTTGTGATTCCCATCCTTTCTCTGACTACAGTGCAGAGTGATAACGCTGCAGATTGGATACTAACTCTCACCCTCTCACTGTACTTTAATTCTGGACATTTGGGGCTGATTTCCTTCACTAAAAAAAGcattacagtgtgtgtgagggacAGGGAAATCATATTGAGATCACAGTAGATTCATAGCTTTGTAAAAAGTGTATTTGTTGATTAGGTGGCAAGTGAAACTCAGAAGTTTTGAGACGCTCAAAATGGGGAGCAGTTTGTCGCATGCGACATGAACggccatctatctatctatctatctatctatNNNNNNNNNNatctatctatctatctatctatccatctactgtgtctatctctctctacaATCGGCTCAAGTACACAACAGCACCTCTAGGTGGAATCTCTCGACATTACATAGAGTGGCCTGTTTGAAGTAAATTTATTTTCactaatttacattttatatggGTTTTCACAATGGAATCTCTGTTATATATGCAACATTTGTATTGCAGTCTTTCAAAAACTACAATaatgaaatgtgtgtttaaaatcgAGTTGTAAAGGGggaattttaataaaataaaaaagtaatacgATAGCAGTGTTGTGAAGAAAAACGTAGGCTACTTACAATATTTTCAAAGTATTGGAGAACCAATAACTCCATTATTGTTCTTGTAGTAGATCTTTTCCCCCCACGTAGGAACCTTTTGAGTTCCCACCTCCTTTCCGCCGGCGGACTATGTTGGTACACCGTTACACTCCGTCACTTCCTTCCCACGTGAAAATCTCCATACATGTGAGGAGTACGTCCACATCGGATTTCTTGGCGTTTAAAACAACTGGATCTCATATTGTCGTCTTATGATTATCGATAGCAGGACTATGGAGTCGGCAGATGAGGAGGAAATGCTCGGACAGGACTCTGAGGAGGAAAACAGTGAATTATCAGACGATGAGGTCAGTGAACCAGTGatatgctaacattagctaacgttagcgagcCAAAACTAACGTTATTTTTGCGGGACTCTGAAAAGCTGCTGCTTATACAGAATTGAACAGATGAGACAGACTTGTCGCTTGTTTACACTAATGTTATGTGATGAAATAACGGTCAAAAGGACGAAGCCTGCAATGCTTATTtgatatatgtatttatttacattgcTATATCGTTACCTCATACTGTGAGCTTATATTCCCTGGtcattattttgctgttttgcattttcaaaacGGATGTATAATACATATTGTGTTTCTTCATAACGTTGTCATGttcttattgtattttttttttctattttgtatgTGTTTCGACACTTTTGCAGGATTTGCTTTTTCTAATTATTTATACGAGAAAACCTAACGTTGCTTGACAAGACACCTGAAACTGAGACTGTTACTTTGGTTTAGCGTGCTGTGTCAGTGTTAAAACGTTAGCATCAAGGTTTTTTGGAGGCACATTTTACGTAACAGAGTTGGCCTAACGTCATACCTATAaccacattttattttctttagctTCAAGAAGCCTTTGCAAAGGGCTTGTTGAAACCAGGGATGAACGTTCTGGTGGATAAACCCAAAAAGTTTGTCAACAATTTGGTGAGTGAAATGTTCATTTCCTGTCCAGTTTTGGTGTATATTAGCTTTGTAGGCAATGAACAGAAAACACTACTAAACAGTTTGTTTTAGCGACGACCTTATGGAAATGTTTGACTAGATCAAATCTTGCAACTATTACTATGCTattacttaaaggtgccctgccacacaaaaccgtttctacttgcattttttgaaatatgtttggtCCATGTcatgaatgtgaaaataaactgcttcctcctctgtcagctccagccactgaaaagaaataagcagagaaatcagaccaattaaaaaaagttggtcagtctgatgtcatattgcctgagctcattactattcacgAGCTTGCCCAGTTGCATTaggtaaaggatactgataaccaggctctcattggctaactgctagccaatgagagtcgttgaatattaataagTATCGGAACAATtcaagctgagtcttcctgcaagCATTCTATACCATACTAGaagggcttgaaacaaggtaacaaagtccttttttttccactaaaaaatgttataaaatccATGGTTGAACTTTAGACATtcccacaaagtaatgaaatacgtgtggcagggcatctttaacacacacagatatttgCTAATAACATTGTCTCACACTTGTGTTGCAATGCAGGAGGGTTTGAAACAGTGCCTTGCTGGTTTTCGCAAAGAGCTTCCCTGGGTGGAAAGGTTGGACATGACCAACCTGCCAGCTGAAGACGTCGTTTCCAAAGCTGAAGGGAAAGTTCCAAGTGCGGCCAACGGAGATATCAATGCAGATGATGATTTCCAAAGAGAGATGTTCTTGTGAGTGACCATAACTTGATGCAACAACATGCGTTAAAAAGTCATTGTGCATTTACAGAAAGTTCACCAACCAGAAACTCTTGGTTTTATATTTTTGGgatatttcatttatataatgCTATTGAGGATACatggagttttatttttttatttttgtactcATTAACAAAGATGTAATGCTGCCACATATTTAACCCCTGCATGATACATCTCTGTGTTTGTACACTTATAGCTACCGTCAAGCTCAAGCTACTGTTCTAGATGCGTTGCCTCTCCTAAACAAGCATGGCATAGCCACCAAGAGACCCGACGATTACTTTGCAGAGATGGCCAAGTCCGATCAGCACATGCAGAAGGTGAGCTGGTTCTTGAATGTTTCACTTGTATAACACACGTGccgttttttttcacaaatgtagttaaagcaAAACAACAAGTTCAAAGTCATACTCGTATGATTCGGATTGGTCAATCACTGCATTCTATGGTCTGTTATTTCTGTACAACAGACCGTTGCCTTGGGTGGCGTTCTGATAAAAGACCACGAAGGACCAATTTTTAAATCCATATTTGTGCTCATACAGCTGATCAGTGGATCacatagggagagagagagggtggaggaAACGGGGATCGCCAACAGCACCAATGGGAATAGTGCAAACAGAACATTAGTTAGCTCCGTGTTTAGCTCACTGACCGGGGTGACCTGGCTTCCGCCCGAGAGTCATCAGCGGTAAAGGTAACCACCTTGACTGGGACGCACGCACGCATTATCAGAGGCTAACCTCTGTAGGAGTAGCTGTGTAATAAGCCGTGTAATACAAATTACAGCGAGCAGGCCATTACTGGGAATGGAACCCCTTCAGGCTGATTCAAGACCTGCATCACCCTCTGGGTTCTATTTCACAATAATGACTGCTCTGCACTATCCCTTACATATTATTCTGGGTGATGGAGACACTGAGAGCCTTTAATTAATCTATAATCTAGGTGGACAGTTGACATTTTATCTCACAAATTGGTTCAGGAGCTCAGCACAGTTGCTCTTTCTTCCTATTGGATTTCAATCCTAATCTTTGCatgaacaaaaatgttttctgtttttctatccAGATTAGGAAAAAGCTGATCTCAAAGCAGCTGATACTGGAGAAGTCGGAGAAGGCCAAGAAACTGCGTGAGCAAAGAAAGTTTGGCAAAAAGGTTGGTCCCTCTTTTCAAAGCTTATTACTCTTGTAGATCTTAACGTCTTGCTCTTGTGGTCCAATCTTTAAAGTACCTTTCTTACGTGAAGAATAAAGTTGCCCATCTATGGGTACTATATGTCTGCACTCACACTGGTTATTATTGGTTTGGAATGGAAAGTATGCAAAAAGATGCTAGACCAGCGACCACATTTCCTCTTTTGGTGGGAAGAATTAACATGAATTTTGAAAATGTGCTAGGTCCAAATAGAAGTTATCCAGAAGAggcagaaagagaagaaagctATGATGACTTCGGTAAAGAAATACCAGAAAggtgagttttttttagaaGTGTGGTTTTATTCACACATTAGTTTCACTGCCTGACaaaggtgaaaaatgtattactgtCATTTATTGTGTCCTGGGGAAAAGAAACCTCTATAAATTGCTGTAAAGGGGTATTGACATAGATTATCTGTAAATGTatcaacgttttttttcaaattgaggATTATGATTTCTGATTATCTCCACTCCCAGGAATGACCGACAAATTGGATTtcttggaaggagaccagaagAAGGGCAAAGACTCTTCTCAGGTCCCCAAAAAAGCGGCAAACAAGAAGGGGTAAGGTGTTCCATTTCAGCTGTGCCCATTGCAGTCATAAAACTCAAGCACGAGATTTTACAACTGTTGACGTTTGTTGAATTTTCACAAAAAGCCAAACATTTGACCGTTATTTTGACAGCCTCAATGCCAAGAGAAAATACAAAGACCAGAGGTTTGGCTTTGGAGGCAAGAAGAGTGGAAAGAAGTGGAACACCAAGGAGAGCCACAACGATGTTTCCGGTTTCCGCGCCAAAGTGGCTAATGCAAAGGGCGGCAAGGGAGGGAAGAAAGGCGCCAAaggaggaaaacaaaatgtgagtcacacacatgcaaaacacTGATTCCATAAATGTAGAAATTGTCATAATGTTGGATCTACGGTGTGTGCTCGGCACTGTGGAGaagtttgaaaaaacattttttttcccactttcaGAAACGCCCGGGCAAGTCTGTGCGCAAGAAGATAAAGTCTCGCTCGTAAAACCTGACTGAGGCTGGTCAATAGGCTGGACTTGGACATGGTTTCTAGGCAGGGTTCCCCCCCCACCTGCTCCCCAGTCTCTCCCCCGTATACATCAGGAGACATTTAGGAGAACATGGGCTTTTCTTCTACTCTTTTTGTACAACATGCTTTCCGTTGATTGAAATGGAGGACATTTCAAGCCTCATTGAGTGGGACGTCCTGCCCTATTGCTACGGAAGCTTTTGTGAAGGACATGACAGGTGAAGAAAAGGTCTCTCCTTGCAGAAATAGTTAACCCCGAAGTGGACTACATAGAGCTGCCCACACCACAAAGTCTTTTTCCAAAAAGAGAACcaatttgaatgttaaaaaaatgtcttttcttcTCTATTAGTTGATATAGACCAGTTTTATTGTCTATAGACATATAATTGGCTCTCCATATGCGTATTTGATAAGGTGCTAACTACACCAGCCTTCTTGCCAGCTATTTTACATTGTGTGCTCTTTGGAGTTTGgtgtattctgttttttttgctttttctaacTCAGCTCCTTGATTCACAAATTGTCTCCCACGTGACATGACATTTTATAATATTGAGCAGCTGTTAGTTTTGCCCTTTCctataatataattaatatgtgATGGGCAC contains these protein-coding regions:
- the ebna1bp2 gene encoding putative rRNA-processing protein EBP2, coding for MIIDSRTMESADEEEMLGQDSEEENSELSDDELQEAFAKGLLKPGMNVLVDKPKKFVNNLEGLKQCLAGFRKELPWVERLDMTNLPAEDVVSKAEGKVPSAANGDINADDDFQREMFFYRQAQATVLDALPLLNKHGIATKRPDDYFAEMAKSDQHMQKIRKKLISKQLILEKSEKAKKLREQRKFGKKVQIEVIQKRQKEKKAMMTSVKKYQKGMTDKLDFLEGDQKKGKDSSQVPKKAANKKGLNAKRKYKDQRFGFGGKKSGKKWNTKESHNDVSGFRAKVANAKGGKGGKKGAKGGKQNKRPGKSVRKKIKSRS